In one Molothrus ater isolate BHLD 08-10-18 breed brown headed cowbird chromosome 6, BPBGC_Mater_1.1, whole genome shotgun sequence genomic region, the following are encoded:
- the SDHAF2 gene encoding succinate dehydrogenase assembly factor 2, mitochondrial → MAAARLCSLRRQLLWPLIPQRGYRGDSPTDSGKDVLEIPLPPWQERPDEPLDTKRARLLYESRKRGMLENCILLSLFAKENLARMSEEQLNRYDRLINEPSNDWDIYYWATEAKPTPAEFDTDVMAMLREFAKNRNREQRLRQPDLEYLFEPPR, encoded by the exons ATGGCGGCGGCCAGG ctctgctccctgcgCCGGCAGCTCCTGTGGCCGCTCATCCCACAGCGCGGCTACCGGGGGGATTCCCCCACGGATTCCGGGAAGGACGTGCTGGAGATCCCGCTGCCCCCCTGGCAGGAGCGTCCGGATGAGCCCCTGGACACCAAGAGAGCCCGGCTGCTGTAcgagagcaggaaaagggggatGCTGGAAAACTGCATCCTGCTCAG cctctttGCCAAGGAGAACCTGGCGCGCATGAGCGAGGAGCAGCTGAACCGCTACGACCGCCTCATCAACGAGCCCAGCAACGACTGGGACATTTATTACTGGGCCACTG AAGCGAAGCCCACGCCGGCGGAATTCGACACTGATGTGATGGCCATGCTGAGGGAATTTGCCAAAAACaggaacagggagcagaggcttCGGCAGCCGGACCTGGAATATCTGTTTGAGCCACCACGCTGA
- the LOC118686925 gene encoding uncharacterized protein LOC118686925 isoform X2 has protein sequence MPSQPQDSPAAGLGTGFPMVRGPPSELMGFYITTYEAAFGKRPRGSPPKVKEGRILGIEPPSDRSIHPLLGVHTGSGYVVNNYSELRSLICPHVERQDTDISTTAEDFKVFGRPEYRRILPKHVDDPQCQYPTGFSFSNLRFGEVRAPNASGEYGIQRYCATPAKPDVPPRATELSGCTGTAPRSDLTVPEQPLDVGDGRADSFSATCSTYQPAMGYPAPFAPPEIQVGPKGVTAMKVGATMSLVPSLFPRNHTPNSLHPSEAAGVWHYPEPVPDQAFTDGPHSTRLVGRDSNHLGPEICGGHPDPKSQWLQHQQPPHQPVAH, from the exons ATGCCGTCCCAGCCGCAGGACTCACCCGCCGCGGGATTGGGGACGGGCTTCCCCATGGTGAGGGGCCCCCCCTCCGAGCTCATGGGCTTCTACATCACCACCTACGAGGCAGCCTTTGGGAAGAGGCCCAGGGGGTCGCCCCCAAAGGTGAAGGAGGGGCGCATTTTGGGGATTGAGCCCCCCAGTGACAGGAGCATCCACCCCCTCCTCGGCGTCCACACCGGCTCGGGATACGTCGTCAACAACTACTCAGAGCTCAGATCCCTGATCTGCCCTCATGTGGAGCG CCAGGACACCGACATTTCCACCACCGCCGAGGACTTCAAGGTCTTCGGGCGCCCGGAGTACCGCAGGATCTTGCCCAAGCATGTGGATGATCCACAGTGTCAGTATCCCACTGGCTTCTCCTTTTCCAACCTCCGTTTCGGGGAGGTGAGAGCCCCAAATGCATCTGGGGAATATGGCATCCAGAGGTACTGCGCCACTCCTGCCAAGCCAG ATGTCCCACCAAGGGCGACGGAGCTGTCGGGCTGCACCGGGACCGCCCCGAGGAGTGACCTCACCgtgccagagcagcct CTTGATGTCGGTGATGGTCGGGCGGATTCCTTTTCTGCCACGTGCAGCACT TACCAGCCTGCCATGGGCTACCCAGCCCCCTTCGCCCCCCCAGAGATCCAGGTGGGACCCAAGGGAGTCACAGCCATGAAGGTGGGTGCAACCATGTCCCTTGTCCCATCCCTTTTCCCAAGGAACCACACTCCCAACTCACTGCATCCCTCAGAAGCCGCTGGGGTATGGCACTATCCAGAACCAGTACCTGATCAAGCATTCACAGATGGCCCCCATAGCACCAG GCTGGTGGGCAGAGACTCCAATCACCTGGGCCCCGAGATCTGTGGAGGGCATCCAGATCCCAAGTCCCAGTGGCTTCAGCACCAACAACCGCCCCACCAACCTGTGGCGCATTGA
- the LOC118686925 gene encoding uncharacterized protein LOC118686925 isoform X1, translating into MPSQPQDSPAAGLGTGFPMVRGPPSELMGFYITTYEAAFGKRPRGSPPKVKEGRILGIEPPSDRSIHPLLGVHTGSGYVVNNYSELRSLICPHVERQDTDISTTAEDFKVFGRPEYRRILPKHVDDPQCQYPTGFSFSNLRFGEVRAPNASGEYGIQRYCATPAKPDVPPRATELSGCTGTAPRSDLTVPEQPLDVGDGRADSFSATCSTYQPAMGYPAPFAPPEIQVGPKGVTAMKKPLGYGTIQNQYLIKHSQMAPIAPGEFAGGDRSPQEEWTPPSLIPPGFSRLVGRDSNHLGPEICGGHPDPKSQWLQHQQPPHQPVAH; encoded by the exons ATGCCGTCCCAGCCGCAGGACTCACCCGCCGCGGGATTGGGGACGGGCTTCCCCATGGTGAGGGGCCCCCCCTCCGAGCTCATGGGCTTCTACATCACCACCTACGAGGCAGCCTTTGGGAAGAGGCCCAGGGGGTCGCCCCCAAAGGTGAAGGAGGGGCGCATTTTGGGGATTGAGCCCCCCAGTGACAGGAGCATCCACCCCCTCCTCGGCGTCCACACCGGCTCGGGATACGTCGTCAACAACTACTCAGAGCTCAGATCCCTGATCTGCCCTCATGTGGAGCG CCAGGACACCGACATTTCCACCACCGCCGAGGACTTCAAGGTCTTCGGGCGCCCGGAGTACCGCAGGATCTTGCCCAAGCATGTGGATGATCCACAGTGTCAGTATCCCACTGGCTTCTCCTTTTCCAACCTCCGTTTCGGGGAGGTGAGAGCCCCAAATGCATCTGGGGAATATGGCATCCAGAGGTACTGCGCCACTCCTGCCAAGCCAG ATGTCCCACCAAGGGCGACGGAGCTGTCGGGCTGCACCGGGACCGCCCCGAGGAGTGACCTCACCgtgccagagcagcct CTTGATGTCGGTGATGGTCGGGCGGATTCCTTTTCTGCCACGTGCAGCACT TACCAGCCTGCCATGGGCTACCCAGCCCCCTTCGCCCCCCCAGAGATCCAGGTGGGACCCAAGGGAGTCACAGCCATGAAG AAGCCGCTGGGGTATGGCACTATCCAGAACCAGTACCTGATCAAGCATTCACAGATGGCCCCCATAGCACCAGGTGAGTTTGCGGGGGGGGATCGCAGCCCCCAGGAGGAGTGGACACCCCCCTCACTAATCCCTCCTGGATTTTCCAGGCTGGTGGGCAGAGACTCCAATCACCTGGGCCCCGAGATCTGTGGAGGGCATCCAGATCCCAAGTCCCAGTGGCTTCAGCACCAACAACCGCCCCACCAACCTGTGGCGCATTGA
- the LOC118686925 gene encoding uncharacterized protein LOC118686925 isoform X4 — MPSQPQDSPAAGLGTGFPMVRGPPSELMGFYITTYEAAFGKRPRGSPPKVKEGRILGIEPPSDRSIHPLLGVHTGSGYVVNNYSELRSLICPHVERQDTDISTTAEDFKVFGRPEYRRILPKHVDDPQCQYPTGFSFSNLRFGEVRAPNASGEYGIQRYCATPAKPDVPPRATELSGCTGTAPRSDLTVPEQPLDVGDGRADSFSATCSTYQPAMGYPAPFAPPEIQVGPKGVTAMKKPLGYGTIQNQYLIKHSQMAPIAPGWWAETPITWAPRSVEGIQIPSPSGFSTNNRPTNLWRIDDPLT, encoded by the exons ATGCCGTCCCAGCCGCAGGACTCACCCGCCGCGGGATTGGGGACGGGCTTCCCCATGGTGAGGGGCCCCCCCTCCGAGCTCATGGGCTTCTACATCACCACCTACGAGGCAGCCTTTGGGAAGAGGCCCAGGGGGTCGCCCCCAAAGGTGAAGGAGGGGCGCATTTTGGGGATTGAGCCCCCCAGTGACAGGAGCATCCACCCCCTCCTCGGCGTCCACACCGGCTCGGGATACGTCGTCAACAACTACTCAGAGCTCAGATCCCTGATCTGCCCTCATGTGGAGCG CCAGGACACCGACATTTCCACCACCGCCGAGGACTTCAAGGTCTTCGGGCGCCCGGAGTACCGCAGGATCTTGCCCAAGCATGTGGATGATCCACAGTGTCAGTATCCCACTGGCTTCTCCTTTTCCAACCTCCGTTTCGGGGAGGTGAGAGCCCCAAATGCATCTGGGGAATATGGCATCCAGAGGTACTGCGCCACTCCTGCCAAGCCAG ATGTCCCACCAAGGGCGACGGAGCTGTCGGGCTGCACCGGGACCGCCCCGAGGAGTGACCTCACCgtgccagagcagcct CTTGATGTCGGTGATGGTCGGGCGGATTCCTTTTCTGCCACGTGCAGCACT TACCAGCCTGCCATGGGCTACCCAGCCCCCTTCGCCCCCCCAGAGATCCAGGTGGGACCCAAGGGAGTCACAGCCATGAAG AAGCCGCTGGGGTATGGCACTATCCAGAACCAGTACCTGATCAAGCATTCACAGATGGCCCCCATAGCACCAG GCTGGTGGGCAGAGACTCCAATCACCTGGGCCCCGAGATCTGTGGAGGGCATCCAGATCCCAAGTCCCAGTGGCTTCAGCACCAACAACCGCCCCACCAACCTGTGGCGCATTGATGACCCCCTGACGTGA
- the LOC118686925 gene encoding uncharacterized protein LOC118686925 isoform X3 produces the protein MPSQPQDSPAAGLGTGFPMVRGPPSELMGFYITTYEAAFGKRPRGSPPKVKEGRILGIEPPSDRSIHPLLGVHTGSGYVVNNYSELRSLICPHVERQDTDISTTAEDFKVFGRPEYRRILPKHVDDPQCQYPTGFSFSNLRFGEVRAPNASGEYGIQRYCATPAKPDVPPRATELSGCTGTAPRSDLTVPEQPYQPAMGYPAPFAPPEIQVGPKGVTAMKKPLGYGTIQNQYLIKHSQMAPIAPGEFAGGDRSPQEEWTPPSLIPPGFSRLVGRDSNHLGPEICGGHPDPKSQWLQHQQPPHQPVAH, from the exons ATGCCGTCCCAGCCGCAGGACTCACCCGCCGCGGGATTGGGGACGGGCTTCCCCATGGTGAGGGGCCCCCCCTCCGAGCTCATGGGCTTCTACATCACCACCTACGAGGCAGCCTTTGGGAAGAGGCCCAGGGGGTCGCCCCCAAAGGTGAAGGAGGGGCGCATTTTGGGGATTGAGCCCCCCAGTGACAGGAGCATCCACCCCCTCCTCGGCGTCCACACCGGCTCGGGATACGTCGTCAACAACTACTCAGAGCTCAGATCCCTGATCTGCCCTCATGTGGAGCG CCAGGACACCGACATTTCCACCACCGCCGAGGACTTCAAGGTCTTCGGGCGCCCGGAGTACCGCAGGATCTTGCCCAAGCATGTGGATGATCCACAGTGTCAGTATCCCACTGGCTTCTCCTTTTCCAACCTCCGTTTCGGGGAGGTGAGAGCCCCAAATGCATCTGGGGAATATGGCATCCAGAGGTACTGCGCCACTCCTGCCAAGCCAG ATGTCCCACCAAGGGCGACGGAGCTGTCGGGCTGCACCGGGACCGCCCCGAGGAGTGACCTCACCgtgccagagcagcct TACCAGCCTGCCATGGGCTACCCAGCCCCCTTCGCCCCCCCAGAGATCCAGGTGGGACCCAAGGGAGTCACAGCCATGAAG AAGCCGCTGGGGTATGGCACTATCCAGAACCAGTACCTGATCAAGCATTCACAGATGGCCCCCATAGCACCAGGTGAGTTTGCGGGGGGGGATCGCAGCCCCCAGGAGGAGTGGACACCCCCCTCACTAATCCCTCCTGGATTTTCCAGGCTGGTGGGCAGAGACTCCAATCACCTGGGCCCCGAGATCTGTGGAGGGCATCCAGATCCCAAGTCCCAGTGGCTTCAGCACCAACAACCGCCCCACCAACCTGTGGCGCATTGA
- the LRRC10B gene encoding leucine-rich repeat-containing protein 10B has translation MGSGGSSGRGARLAAAEGPDGVEQRLEVRGRQVPAELWAQQGLRKLYLSDAGLREVPDELAELQHLRTLALDGNELMEVPEAVCDLPHLAHLYLGRNGLQGLPPAFAQLQSLRCLWIEGNFLAHFPRALLQLPELRSLQLGDNRLCRLPAALPRMAGLRGLWLYGNRFQEFPPVLLRMDHIRVLDLDRNRIASFPDLSSLASLRLLSYDHNPVRQPPCVGDEVQLVGDGAQEYMEERQERLQSLQQQEEEEEEGTEAAPVSPEDGPEDGEGEFAALTGSPEET, from the coding sequence ATGGGCAGCGGCGGCTCCTCGGGGCGCGGGGCTCGGCTGGCGGCCGCCGAGGGCCCCGACGGCGTCGAGCAGCGGCTGGAGGTGCGGGGCCGGCAGGTCCCGGCCGAGTTGTGGGCTCAGCAGGGGCTGCGGAAGCTCTACCTGAGCGACGCGGGGCTGCGGGAGGTCCCGGACGAGCTGGCGGAGCTGCAGCACCTACGGACCCTCGCCCTGGACGGCAACGAGCTGATGGAGGTGCCCGAGGCCGTGTGCGACCTGCCCCACCTGGCGCACCTGTACCTGGGCCGCAacgggctgcaggggctgccgCCCGCCTTcgcccagctccagagcctgcGCTGCCTCTGGATCGAGGGGAACTTCTTGGCGCACTTCCCCCGcgccctcctgcagctgccggAGCTGCGCAGCCTCCAGCTGGGGGACAACCGGCTGTGCCGGCTGcccgcggcgctgccccgcATGGCCGGCCTGCGGGGGCTCTGGCTCTACGGGAACCGCTTCCAGGAGTTCCCGCCCGTGCTGCTGCGCATGGATCACATCCGCGTCCTCGACCTGGATCGCAACCGCATCGCCAGCTTCCCGGACCTCAGCAGCCTCGCCTCCCTGCGCCTCCTGTCCTACGACCACAATCCCGTCCGGCAGCCGCCCTGCGTCGGGGATGAAGTGCAGCTGGTGGGGGACGGGGCGCAGGAGTACATGGAAGAGCGGCAGGAGCGGCTTCAGAGCCTGCAgcaacaggaggaggaggaggaggagggcaccGAGGCGGCCCCGGTATCCCCGGAGGATGGGCctgaggatggggagggggaatTTGCGGCCCTGACGGGATCTCCTGAGGAGACGTGA